GCGAGGAGAAGACAAAGATTGTCTACTGCTGGAAAGGGACCCGTCCGCCCTCGGCGAATTCGGGCTGTGACCGGTCGTTTGACTTTCTGGGCTTTCAATTTCGCCCCCGGTACATGGCCAAGATTGAGGGGAGGAAGGGCGGCGGCCTGTGGATTTTCAGTCCCGGGATCAGCCCAAAGAGCGAGAAGCGGATATCCGCGACGTTGCGCGAGCTTCGGATCTTCCGATGGCAAAATGTGACGTTGGAGGAAGTCTCCAAACGACTGGCTCCGATGATCCGGGGTTGGTTGGGGTATTACTCGCTCTACAGCCCATCGGAGATGATCGGATTATGGTGGCGACTGAACATGTGCCTGATCAAATGGGCGCGTCGGAAGTTCTCACTGCCGACCTTCGGGGCGGCGTTCGTTCGACTTCAGCTCATCTGCAGGAGACAACCGTGCTTGTTCCCTCACTGGTCGAGAGGCTTCACGATCTGACGTCTGTTCCGAAGAGCCGTGTGACGGGAGACTGTCACGCACGGTTCCGTGAGGGGCTGGGGGTGCAATTCCCCCGGCCTACTCGATTCTTTATTATGGGTGATGTCGGAAAGGGGGAGAAGGTCATGGTGGTAGGGGTACTTGAAGTGTTTGGAAGGGATGGATGTGGCCTGGCAACGGAAAAATTTGGTGGTTTGGCCCTTGCAAGGTGTCGATAATACGGAAATTTCCGTATTATGGGGAATTCCTGTTTCTGCGTTGGCGCATTGATTGCTTTGGGCCAAGAAGCTGGACTCTGGGTTGAAGCCTTGAAGGGGGTAGCGATGATCTTCTTGGCATGAATGCTCAAGATGGATGAGCTAATTCCGTTTTGGTGATCCATCTTGCGGTTGTTTCGGGGGACAGTATAACAACACTTGCTAGTTTCTGATGGCCTTTCTGAGCCTTCTCCGCGTTTTGGTTTTGAATTGATTTGAGGAGAATTTCTCATCCGGGATACTCCGCTTCGATTTGAGAAAACTCAGGGATTTTTTTGAGATCCGATCGTTGGTTTCGTTTTCGGGATTTTGGAGCTTTCTTGTCGGATGGGGCGCCAAAATTCTCGAGTGGCAACCACTTTGTCCACCGCGCAAACCATGATGGATTCCATGTGCCTTGGAGGTCTGGAGGTGAGGGGCCACATGTGCTTGGCGATGATGTCTTTTTCCAGGGGCGTCAGCGTGAAGTGTTTTTGGGCGTTGCGAAGTGCGATGTACGGGTGCTCGAAGCCGTGGAATTTTTCCCGGGCCAGTTCAGGGAGGTCGTGGTTTCGCCAATCGTACAGGAAAAAGTCGTGGAGGAGTCCGCCCCGTGCCATGGCCCGCGCATCCAGGTGCAGGAATTTGCCGATACGGTAGGAGATCACAGAAACTCGCAAAGCGTGTCGGAAAATCGAGCTGTCGTGGTGCCGAAATAGTTTGGTGCGGGAAAATTCGGGATGGATGGCGATGTCTCGCACGAAGCGACGGAATTCGTCCTCCTGGGGCATGCGGGATTCGAGGAAGGTCAGGAAGCGAAGCTGCAACGCGGACAGTCGGTTGTCGATGCGGATACGCAGGTCAGAAGCGGCTTCCAGGTACTTGCCGAGATTGGGGAACGCGGTCAACAGGCGCTGGAAGGACTGGGCGATTCGTCCTGTTTCGGAGCGACTGATGGCTGTGTGCCGACGGTAGAGCCTGGAGAGTTGATCGACCAGGTTGTACAGGATGTTGACCGAAACGACGAAGTCCAGGGTGAAGTAGGCCAACATCACCGGAGCGGCGATTTCCAGAACTCCTGGGCGGATTGCCACCACGAACCCTTGGACATGGGGATGGATCGCATGGACGAATAGGACAGCCAACAGCGCCCACATCACGGAAAACGGAAGGCACACCCGACCTTGGATGTTCAGGGGGTCTTCCGAGTAGTCCCACATGCGCACACCAAATGACTTTTCGCAGAGAGTTCCGATGGCGTATTCGACCGCGGTGAGGGAGATTCCAAAAGCGATGAACTCGATGATCGGGCCAAAGTCCTTGAGCCATGGCGCGAGGAGAAGGACACAACTGGCGCCGACTCCGTAGATGGGCAGAAACGGGCCGCGCAGGAAACCGGCGTTGACAAAGGCCCGTTGACGGGAGGATCGGTAGATCACCTCGATGATCCATCCGGCCGCCGAATAGATCGAGAAGTAGACAATCATCTGGTAGGCCAGGTGTCTGGACTCGAGCAAGAGGTGCAAGGCGCTCAGACGGGCTCCGTTCGTGGGATGAATGCGGTTGGTCCAGCCTCTTGTGCTGGCTGCGGTCGAAGGAATCCGATACCGATAGGGGATCAATAGACCCGGCCATCGAGTTACGTGGCTTTAAATTTAGCAACCCTGGGAACGAGCACACACACCAGGACAGTCTAAAGGCGAAGCTCCCGACTGTAGATGGCCTCGATCAGAGCGGGGATGCGTGCCAACGGGACCACGTGATCCACCCCGCCCAGCTTGATGGCCTCCTTGGGCATGCCAAAAACCACGCAAGTGGCCTCGTCCTGGGCGTATGTCGTGGCGCCGGTTTCGTGCATTTCCCACAGGCCTTTCGCTCCGTCGTCTCCCATCCCGGTCATGATGAATCCTGTCGCATTCGGCCCGGCGGCCTTGGCCACGGACCGGAACAGAACATCCACCGAGGGCTTGTGGCGGCTGACCAATGGCCCGTCCTTGACCTCCACGCGGTACTGGGCACCGCTTCGTTCCACCAGCAGATGCTTGCCGCCTTGGGCGATCAGCGCCCGTCCAGGGAGGATGCGGTCGCCGGTCTGGGCCTCTTTGACCTCGATTTGCGAGTGCTTGTCCAGCCGTTGCGCGAAGCTCTTGGTGAATTGCTCGGGCATGTGCTGGACAATCACGATTCCTGGCGATGTCCGGGGGAGCGCGGTCAGGACGGTTTCCAGGGCTTGCGTTCCGCCGGTGGAACAACCGATCGCCACGAACTTTTCGGTCATCGGCGCCGTATGTCCCCAGGTCGGAGCGGAAAGGATCTCGTCTGCGGACAGTTTCTTGCGGACCTGGATTTCCGTGGGGGCAGGACCGGAAGCGGCCAACGGGATGCGGTCGATGCGCGCGGTGGCGGCTGCGCGGATGGTGGCAACCAGTTCCCTCGCCGATTCGCTCAAGAAGTCGCGCACTCCGATCTTGGGTTTTTCGACGATCGCGAAGGCTCCTGCGGAGAGGGCGCGCAGTGCCGATTCCGTGCCCGCCCCGACGAGAGATGAACAGATGATCACGGCCGTGGGGCGGGTGGTCATGATCTGGTTCAGAAAGGAGATCCCGTCCATGCGTGGCATTTCCACGTCCAACACGATCACATCCGGCCAACGCGACTTCATCTTTTCCAAGGCGAAGAGCGGGTCGGGAGCGACGGCCATCACCTCGATCCCTGATTGCTGGGAGAGGATTCCGCTCAAGACCTGGCGGACGACGGCGGAGTCATCGACGATCAGGACGGAAATCGTCATGGGTGGGATCCTTTTGGCCTTTGGTAGACGGAAGGCTTCAGTTGGTGCAGAGGGGGGAGTTGGAGTCCCACCAGCGATTCGGAATGGCCGAGCACCAACCAGCCCCCCGGTTTGATCCTGGCGATCACGCGGGTAAGCAATTCTTGTCTGATGCTCGAATCGAAGTAGATGAGGACATTGCGCAAAAAGACGATGTCCAGATCCACGAGGTTGGTGGGAATCTCCATGAGATTGAGCTTGCGAAATTCGATCCTGCTGCGCAGTTGGGCCTCGATCAGGAACGTGCCGTCGTATTCGCCGATTCCCTTCCGGCAGTATTTCTTGAGGAGGTCGGTGGGGATTTTTTCGGAGCGGGCGATCGGATAGATTCCTCGGCGGGCGATCTCGAGGACTTCGCTGTTGACGTCGCTGGCCACGAGCTTCCAGCTGAGATGTCCCTTGAATTCCTGGAGAGTCATCGCAAGACTGTACGGCTCCTCGCCCGTGGAGCTGGCGCCGCACCAGACGTTCAAAAAATGTCCGACAGGAAACGACGGCAGGATGGTGGTTTCCAGGATTTCGAAATGGTCGGGTTCCCGGAAGAAGTAGGTCTCGTTGGTGGTGATCAGATCGACCGCGTGTTGGATCTCCTGGCGTCCTTCCGGGGACGTGAGCAGACGGTGGTACTCTCCGAATCCCTTGAGGCCCAGCGTGGCGATCCGCCGCCCCAGACGCGAGGCGACCAGCATCTGCTTGGTTTCGGGAAGATGCAGTCCGATCAGTTCCACGAAAAAGTTCCGGAAGAGTTCGAATTCCGCCTTCGAGAGGCGGCTGGACCACCCCGTTTGGGAATCGGGAACGAACGGACCTTCGTTCATTTCCCTGGAGTCTCGACCGCGTCTGGAGGCATGGAGGTTCCCTTGGCGTCCGGTTGGAATCCTAGGCGCGGTGGCGCTTCGGCGGGCGAGCGGAGGTGGATTCGGGAATCCGCGACACGGGAAGCTGGAACCACCGCACGGCCTCCTGCATTCCTTGGGCCTGCGCGCTCATTTCTTCGGCGGTGGATGAAAGCTGTTCGGATGCGGAGGCCGCCCCTTGGGTGGTCTGGGCCAGCTGGGTGAGGGAGGTGTTGATCTGCCCCAGTCCGGTCGACTGTTCCCGCGAGGCGGCGGTGATCTCCTGGACAAGATCTGCCGTCCGTCGGATGGAAGGAACCAGCTCGTCCAGAAGGCGTCCCGCCTGTTCGGACATGGCGACCGAATCGGAAGCCACGGTGCTGATCTCCTGGGCCGCGACTTGGCTGCGTTCGGCGAGGCGGCGGACTTCGGCGGCCACCACCGCGAAGCCTCTGCCGTGTTCGCCTGCGCGGGCGGCTTCGATGGCGGCGTTGAGGGCCAGGAGGTTGGTCTGGTAGGCGATGTCGTCGATGATCCCGATACGCGCGGCGATCTGGCGCATCGCGTCCACGGTCCCTTTGACCGCCTCGCCCGATTCCTTTGCCTGCTGGGCGGATTTCGAGGCGATGTCGTCGGTGACCTTGGCGTTGTGCGCGTTCTGGGACACCGTGGCGGAAATTTCCTCCACGGACGACGATGTCTCTTCCACGCTCGCGGCTTGTTCGGTGGCTCCTTGCGAGAGGGCTTGGGAGGCGCTGGATATTTCCTCGGAAGTGGAGGCCACCGCGTCGGCGGAAATGCGGATGCGCGAGGCGACGCTACGGAGCATGGACACCATTTCGGACATGTGGTGCAAGAGGCTGGTCGTGTCGCCCTTGCGGCAATCCACCTGCTGGGAAAGGTCGCCGGAGGCGATCTTGCGCACGATCTCCACGGCCTCGGCGGGCTCGCCACCGATCTGTCGGACCACCTGCGCGGCCACCAGGAGGGAAAGGATCACACCCAGCGCGACTCCGATGGCCAGGCTCCAAAGGCTCGTCGAGATGGTGGTTTCGAGCGATCGCGTCATTTGCAGGCGATTTCTTTCCATCTGCCGCCCGACAGTGGTGTCCAGCGCGCGGAAACGTTCTTCTGCCGTTCCCAGATACATGCTGGCGAATCCCATGTCGCCGGTGGCGATCTCCTGGATCTCCGCGACCACCTTGCGATACTCCTGCACGAGCGAGTCGGCTTTCTTCGCGGCCGCCCTCTGGTCCGAATCGCCCTGGGTGGATTGTTGCGCGAGGGCCTTTGGAGGCTGTCCAGGTCGGTCAGGTTGCTGGTGAACAGGCTGTCGATTCGTTTGGCGGGAAATCCGGCGTTGGCCCACGACAGCCCTTTGTAGGTGGCCGCGCTGCTGGATTGGGCCAGGTGGTCCATCCCGGACAGCCGGGAGTAGTGTTGGACGGATTCTGTCACAGTTCCCAGGTGCCGCACCACCACCAGCACGCTGGCGGAAAACAGCACGAGCACGCCGATGGGGGCGAGGAGGATCCTGGGGGCGAGCTTGATGCGTTTGAACCAGTTCATGGAGGAGACCGTCCGATCGGCGAAGGTGGGATCAAAAACGGGTGAAGGAGGATTCGTCCGACTCGTCGGGCTCCCGGGAGGGAGCCCTGGAGACGGGGCGCGATGTCTGGAACTTTGTCGGGACGCGTTTGGAGACTCGAGCGCGGCCACTGGGGACGGGGACGTCTTCGACGGAGTCGCCGACCCGGAACCACCGTGCGGCTTC
This DNA window, taken from Fibrobacterota bacterium, encodes the following:
- a CDS encoding chemotaxis response regulator protein-glutamate methylesterase, encoding MTISVLIVDDSAVVRQVLSGILSQQSGIEVMAVAPDPLFALEKMKSRWPDVIVLDVEMPRMDGISFLNQIMTTRPTAVIICSSLVGAGTESALRALSAGAFAIVEKPKIGVRDFLSESARELVATIRAAATARIDRIPLAASGPAPTEIQVRKKLSADEILSAPTWGHTAPMTEKFVAIGCSTGGTQALETVLTALPRTSPGIVIVQHMPEQFTKSFAQRLDKHSQIEVKEAQTGDRILPGRALIAQGGKHLLVERSGAQYRVEVKDGPLVSRHKPSVDVLFRSVAKAAGPNATGFIMTGMGDDGAKGLWEMHETGATTYAQDEATCVVFGMPKEAIKLGGVDHVVPLARIPALIEAIYSRELRL
- a CDS encoding protein-glutamate O-methyltransferase CheR — its product is MNEGPFVPDSQTGWSSRLSKAEFELFRNFFVELIGLHLPETKQMLVASRLGRRIATLGLKGFGEYHRLLTSPEGRQEIQHAVDLITTNETYFFREPDHFEILETTILPSFPVGHFLNVWCGASSTGEEPYSLAMTLQEFKGHLSWKLVASDVNSEVLEIARRGIYPIARSEKIPTDLLKKYCRKGIGEYDGTFLIEAQLRSRIEFRKLNLMEIPTNLVDLDIVFLRNVLIYFDSSIRQELLTRVIARIKPGGWLVLGHSESLVGLQLPPLHQLKPSVYQRPKGSHP